A stretch of Thermoleophilia bacterium DNA encodes these proteins:
- a CDS encoding peptidase S58 family protein, with the protein MLTDVAGIRVGHMTDADAGTGCTAIILPPGTVGGVDVRGGGPASRETEVLRPVATVPVVSAILLTGGSAFGLGAADGVMEWCESHRHGVDTGVAIVPIVPAAAIFDLGVTGNARRPGPADGRAAAEAATTGPHAVGSVGAGTGATVGKCHGRDHWCKGGLGAATIRLRGGATVSALVVVNAFGDVIGEDGEVIAGAWEEGRGFIDARCALIDGEPRHHRLTEMGNTTLVVVATDARLDKAGATIVARQAHTGLARAIAPYATALDGDIAFAVATGERDANSIILGIAAAEVAARAVRNAVREATAVRGVPTAADRLARG; encoded by the coding sequence ATGCTGACCGATGTCGCAGGGATCCGGGTGGGCCACATGACCGATGCCGATGCCGGCACGGGCTGCACGGCAATAATCCTTCCTCCCGGAACCGTGGGGGGAGTAGATGTGCGCGGCGGCGGACCGGCCAGCCGTGAGACCGAGGTGCTCCGGCCGGTGGCCACCGTGCCCGTCGTGTCGGCCATTCTCCTCACCGGTGGCAGCGCGTTCGGACTCGGGGCGGCCGATGGGGTCATGGAGTGGTGCGAGTCGCACCGGCACGGCGTGGACACCGGCGTGGCCATTGTCCCCATCGTCCCCGCCGCCGCCATTTTCGATCTCGGCGTCACCGGCAACGCCCGCCGACCCGGGCCGGCGGACGGTCGTGCCGCCGCCGAGGCCGCGACGACAGGTCCGCACGCCGTGGGCAGTGTGGGAGCGGGCACCGGCGCGACGGTGGGCAAGTGCCACGGTCGTGACCACTGGTGCAAGGGCGGCCTCGGCGCGGCGACCATTCGTCTGCGGGGCGGGGCCACGGTGTCGGCGCTCGTGGTCGTCAACGCGTTCGGCGACGTCATCGGCGAGGACGGCGAGGTCATCGCGGGGGCCTGGGAGGAGGGACGGGGGTTCATCGACGCCCGCTGCGCTCTCATCGACGGCGAGCCCCGGCACCACCGTCTCACAGAGATGGGGAACACAACGCTCGTGGTCGTTGCGACGGATGCCCGTCTCGACAAGGCCGGTGCCACGATCGTCGCCCGGCAGGCGCACACTGGACTGGCCCGGGCCATCGCCCCTTACGCCACGGCCCTCGACGGGGACATCGCGTTCGCGGTAGCCACCGGCGAGAGGGATGCCAACTCCATCATCCTGGGGATCGCAGCCGCCGAGGTGGCCGCCCGCGCGGTCCGGAACGCCGTGCGCGAGGCCACGGCGGTGCGCGGGGTCCCGACGGCTGCCGACCGTCTCGCGCGGGGGTAG
- a CDS encoding zinc ABC transporter substrate-binding protein, which produces MRGSGPAGIAVLAMGALIVALGLAGCGGPGSVTTAVPETPRIVVTTPLLGSVVREAVGDSAVVDVVMPNGADPHEWHPSATAVAALHDADLIVENGLGLESWLTEAIAQAKADGVPVFTATDHVDVLTVTEGMGPTDDDHAVGTADPHFWTDPSQMRAVVLALPAAVRAAMGLDVSAQAQATAADLASLDTRTATMLASVPPAARGIVTGHDSLGYLARRNDYTLVGAVTPSLSSQGQVSAAHLAALEAAMRTAGVRVIFTETGTPRQVITAIADETGATVVDLGTEALPPDGSYDTFMSEIARRIASALGNTGG; this is translated from the coding sequence ATGAGGGGATCGGGTCCTGCGGGCATCGCGGTCCTAGCGATGGGTGCGCTCATCGTCGCGCTCGGGCTCGCCGGGTGCGGTGGCCCCGGCTCCGTGACGACGGCGGTACCGGAGACGCCACGCATCGTCGTGACGACGCCTCTGCTCGGTTCTGTGGTGCGAGAGGCGGTGGGGGATTCCGCAGTGGTGGACGTGGTCATGCCGAACGGCGCCGACCCCCACGAGTGGCACCCGTCGGCCACCGCGGTGGCGGCGCTGCACGACGCCGATCTCATCGTCGAGAACGGTCTCGGTCTGGAGAGTTGGTTGACAGAGGCTATCGCCCAGGCCAAGGCGGACGGTGTTCCCGTGTTCACGGCGACCGATCACGTGGATGTTCTCACTGTTACGGAGGGGATGGGACCCACGGATGACGACCACGCGGTGGGCACGGCGGATCCGCACTTCTGGACCGATCCATCCCAGATGCGCGCGGTGGTGCTGGCTCTCCCCGCTGCGGTGAGGGCGGCGATGGGACTCGACGTATCGGCGCAGGCGCAGGCGACGGCGGCGGATCTTGCCTCCCTCGACACGCGAACGGCGACGATGCTCGCCAGCGTGCCCCCGGCGGCCCGTGGAATCGTGACCGGACACGACTCGCTTGGGTATCTCGCGCGTCGCAACGACTACACGCTCGTGGGTGCTGTCACGCCGTCGCTCTCGTCGCAGGGGCAGGTCTCGGCCGCCCATCTCGCCGCGCTCGAGGCGGCGATGCGGACGGCGGGGGTCCGGGTCATCTTCACCGAGACCGGTACGCCCCGGCAGGTGATTACAGCAATCGCGGATGAGACCGGTGCGACGGTTGTCGACCTCGGCACCGAGGCCCTTCCGCCTGACGGGTCGTACGACACCTTTATGTCGGAGATTGCCCGCCGGATCGCCTCGGCACTCGGGAACACCGGCGGCTAA
- a CDS encoding ATP-binding cassette domain-containing protein produces the protein METSGLRLTFGGDRPVAVLGGVDLCAFAGEITAIVGPSGCGKSTLLDVIAGLRAPDSGDVRCSDSSALMPQRDALMPWLTLRENVAIGGVLGGKDDDTSTGRADSALARLGLTDFADHYPHALSGGMRQRGALARTLLTDRRAWLLDEPFGALDALTRTDMHRVLADLHDEHRPTVIIVTHDIHEAVALATRVLVSSPRPMRIVDEVVVNPSEHASTAARVLGSLRAAGVMA, from the coding sequence ATCGAGACGTCGGGCCTCCGGCTCACCTTTGGCGGTGACCGCCCGGTTGCGGTGCTCGGCGGCGTCGATCTGTGCGCATTCGCGGGCGAGATCACGGCGATCGTCGGACCGTCTGGTTGTGGCAAGAGCACGCTGCTCGACGTCATCGCCGGCCTCCGGGCACCCGACTCCGGGGATGTCCGCTGCTCCGATTCCTCGGCCCTCATGCCCCAGCGCGACGCACTCATGCCGTGGCTCACGCTCCGGGAGAACGTCGCGATTGGGGGGGTGCTCGGTGGCAAAGACGACGACACCTCCACCGGCCGGGCGGATTCGGCTCTTGCCCGTCTCGGCCTCACCGACTTCGCCGATCACTACCCGCACGCCCTCTCGGGGGGGATGCGGCAACGGGGGGCGCTGGCCCGGACCCTCCTCACCGATCGTCGCGCCTGGTTGCTGGATGAGCCGTTCGGGGCGCTCGACGCCCTGACCCGCACCGACATGCACCGGGTGCTCGCCGACCTGCACGATGAGCACCGGCCCACGGTGATCATCGTGACGCACGACATCCACGAGGCCGTGGCGCTGGCGACCCGGGTGCTGGTGTCGAGCCCCCGGCCCATGCGCATCGTCGACGAGGTGGTGGTGAACCCCTCCGAGCACGCGTCGACCGCCGCCCGCGTGCTGGGGTCCCTCCGCGCGGCCGGGGTGATGGCATGA
- a CDS encoding transcriptional repressor: protein MTTARERAAWASHAEEAIARTGLRAGGARTAVVDLLARQDCCLSAQEIHAALGRNGCHPAMASVYRALDTLTDLGLVHKVDLGGSVARFEPAHPDGDHHHHAVCRECGTVVPINDSDVERAIHGFADRLSFDVESHDITLRGRCARCTASP, encoded by the coding sequence ATGACGACCGCACGCGAGCGCGCCGCATGGGCCTCCCATGCCGAGGAGGCCATCGCCCGTACGGGGCTTCGGGCTGGTGGGGCGCGCACCGCCGTGGTGGACCTTCTCGCACGCCAGGACTGCTGCCTGTCCGCTCAGGAGATTCACGCCGCCCTCGGCCGGAACGGATGCCACCCCGCCATGGCGTCGGTGTATCGCGCGCTCGACACGCTCACCGACCTCGGGCTCGTCCACAAGGTTGATCTCGGGGGATCCGTAGCCAGATTCGAGCCGGCCCACCCGGACGGTGACCATCATCACCATGCCGTCTGCCGGGAGTGCGGCACGGTTGTGCCGATCAATGATTCCGACGTGGAGCGGGCGATCCACGGCTTCGCCGACCGCCTGTCGTTCGATGTCGAGTCCCACGACATCACCCTGCGCGGCCGATGTGCGAGGTGTACGGCCTCGCCGTAG
- the uvrB gene encoding excinuclease ABC subunit UvrB: MEPATYTITNMHPPAGDQPRAIAALGAGLSAGERYQTLLGVTGSGKTFTMANVIAESGRPALIIAHNKTLAAQLCNEFREYLPGAAVEYFVSYYDYYQPEAYIASSDTYIEKDASVNDEIDRLRHAATAALLARRDVVIVASVSCIYGMGSPDRYRDRLVLLEVGSKTPRDEIFRRLVEVQYRRNDMVLQRGRFRARGDVFEIQPVNAETAYRISMFGDTVESITHFHPITGEVFGDLQYAAIYPATHYVTPTETMEEALREIRTELEQRCTLFDAQGKVVEAHRLRQRTEYDIEMLREVGFCSGIENYSRILDRRRPGEPPHTLLDFFPPDFLTFIDESHNTVPQLRGMYEGDRSRKMTLIEHGFRLPSAADNRPIRLDEFLARVGQVVFVSATPGQFEAANASRTVEQIIRPTGLVDPEVEVRPTANQVDDLVSEIRTRVAVDERVLVTTLTKRMAEDLTDYLTDAGTKARYLHSDIDAIERIRVVRSLRLGEFDVLVGVNLLREGLDLPEVTLVAILDADKEGFLRGQTALIQTIGRAARNINGRVLMYADRETTAMTVAISETSRRREIQRAHNETNGITPVSISKGVSDIVEFLGLTSGGGRRRAAKPPAIPDGATPNEIRRVMVEVEHDMMVAAEELRFERAADLRDQLAALRAELDARAVAAGADA; encoded by the coding sequence ATGGAGCCCGCGACCTACACGATTACCAACATGCATCCCCCCGCCGGTGACCAGCCACGGGCGATCGCCGCCCTTGGTGCGGGTCTCTCGGCGGGTGAGCGGTACCAGACCCTTCTGGGGGTTACGGGGTCGGGCAAAACCTTCACCATGGCCAACGTCATCGCCGAGTCGGGGCGGCCCGCCCTGATCATCGCGCACAACAAGACGCTGGCGGCGCAGTTGTGCAACGAGTTTCGGGAGTATCTGCCCGGTGCGGCGGTTGAGTACTTCGTCTCCTACTACGACTACTACCAGCCCGAGGCGTACATCGCGTCGAGCGACACGTACATCGAGAAGGACGCCTCGGTCAACGATGAGATCGACCGGCTTCGGCACGCGGCCACGGCCGCACTGCTGGCACGCCGTGACGTGGTCATCGTGGCGTCGGTCTCCTGCATCTACGGGATGGGGTCGCCGGATCGCTATCGCGATCGACTGGTGTTGTTAGAAGTGGGTTCCAAGACGCCCCGTGACGAAATCTTCCGCCGCCTCGTCGAGGTGCAGTACCGGCGGAACGACATGGTGCTCCAGCGCGGGCGGTTCCGCGCGCGCGGGGACGTGTTCGAGATCCAGCCGGTCAACGCCGAGACGGCGTACCGCATCTCGATGTTTGGCGACACGGTGGAGTCGATCACGCACTTCCACCCGATCACCGGCGAGGTGTTCGGCGACCTGCAGTACGCCGCGATCTACCCGGCCACGCACTACGTGACCCCCACCGAGACGATGGAGGAAGCGCTCCGGGAGATCCGCACGGAGTTGGAGCAGCGATGCACGCTGTTCGACGCGCAGGGCAAGGTGGTGGAGGCGCACCGCCTGCGCCAGCGCACCGAGTACGACATCGAGATGCTCCGTGAGGTCGGCTTCTGCTCCGGTATCGAGAACTACTCGCGCATTCTCGACCGCCGGCGTCCGGGGGAACCGCCACACACGCTGCTCGACTTCTTCCCGCCGGATTTCCTCACGTTCATCGACGAATCGCACAACACGGTCCCCCAGCTACGCGGCATGTACGAGGGTGACCGGTCACGGAAGATGACGCTCATCGAGCACGGCTTCCGCCTTCCGTCGGCGGCCGACAACCGACCCATTCGCCTCGACGAGTTTCTCGCACGCGTCGGGCAGGTGGTGTTCGTCTCGGCCACTCCGGGCCAGTTCGAGGCGGCGAACGCCTCCCGCACCGTGGAGCAGATCATCCGTCCGACGGGTCTCGTGGACCCGGAAGTGGAGGTCCGGCCGACCGCGAACCAGGTGGACGACCTAGTCAGCGAAATCCGCACGCGTGTCGCCGTGGATGAGCGTGTGCTCGTGACCACCCTCACCAAACGGATGGCTGAGGACCTGACCGACTACCTCACCGACGCGGGTACCAAGGCGCGCTACCTGCACTCCGACATCGACGCAATCGAGCGTATCCGGGTGGTGCGGTCGCTGCGCCTTGGCGAGTTCGACGTGCTCGTGGGGGTCAACCTGCTGCGCGAGGGCCTCGATCTTCCGGAGGTGACGTTGGTGGCCATTCTCGACGCCGACAAGGAGGGCTTCCTGCGCGGGCAGACGGCACTCATCCAGACCATCGGCCGGGCGGCGCGCAACATCAACGGCCGGGTGCTCATGTACGCCGACCGTGAGACCACCGCGATGACGGTGGCGATCAGCGAAACGTCGCGACGGCGCGAGATCCAGCGGGCGCACAACGAGACGAACGGGATCACCCCGGTGTCCATCTCCAAAGGCGTGTCCGACATTGTTGAGTTCCTAGGCCTCACCAGCGGCGGCGGGCGCAGGCGCGCGGCGAAGCCACCGGCCATTCCCGACGGCGCGACCCCGAATGAAATCCGGCGCGTGATGGTGGAGGTGGAGCACGACATGATGGTCGCCGCGGAGGAACTGCGGTTCGAACGCGCGGCCGACCTGCGTGACCAGTTGGCCGCGCTGCGCGCCGAACTCGACGCGCGGGCGGTGGCCGCCGGGGCGGACGCCTGA
- a CDS encoding ATP-binding cassette domain-containing protein → MSHALRCEHLAVGYDGHAVVTDIALTLDPGQWLAVVGTNGSGKSTMLRTVAGLIPLIGGTLGVLGGAAGGRRASVSYLSQSHEQGFLLPLRARDVVRMGRWPVRGLVGRLRRDDESVVDEAMEALGISDLADTPLGALSGGQCQRVHLAQVVCRQADLLLLDEPTAGLDAGSRERYLRLMDSERDRGAAIVSATHDVREAARADLALLLAERVVACGPPDEVLTAAALSDTFGVIIAGSTGPVVIDPHHEHDHVHGPGTPRLLGRSRAHEQAHGRDGGGHQH, encoded by the coding sequence ATGAGTCACGCCCTCAGATGCGAGCACCTGGCCGTGGGGTACGACGGCCACGCGGTGGTCACGGACATTGCGCTCACTCTCGATCCGGGGCAGTGGCTGGCCGTCGTGGGCACCAACGGATCGGGCAAGAGCACGATGCTCCGCACAGTTGCGGGGCTCATCCCCCTTATAGGCGGGACCCTCGGTGTCCTCGGCGGGGCGGCGGGGGGGAGGCGGGCATCCGTGTCGTACCTGTCGCAGTCACACGAGCAGGGGTTCCTCCTGCCCCTCCGTGCGCGCGACGTGGTGCGCATGGGGCGGTGGCCGGTACGCGGGCTGGTGGGCCGTCTGCGGAGGGATGACGAGTCGGTGGTGGACGAGGCCATGGAGGCGCTCGGAATCAGCGATCTCGCCGACACGCCCCTCGGCGCGCTGTCGGGAGGGCAGTGCCAACGGGTCCATCTCGCGCAGGTCGTCTGTCGGCAGGCCGACCTTCTCCTCCTCGATGAGCCCACGGCGGGTCTCGACGCGGGAAGTCGGGAGCGGTACCTGCGCCTCATGGACTCAGAACGCGATCGCGGTGCCGCCATCGTCAGTGCCACCCATGACGTGCGGGAGGCGGCCCGCGCCGATCTGGCACTCCTCCTGGCCGAGCGGGTGGTCGCCTGTGGCCCGCCCGACGAGGTGCTCACCGCCGCCGCGCTGAGCGACACCTTCGGGGTCATCATTGCCGGTTCCACCGGCCCTGTGGTCATCGATCCCCACCACGAACACGACCACGTCCACGGTCCGGGGACCCCTCGCCTACTCGGGCGATCACGTGCGCACGAGCAGGCGCACGGCCGCGACGGGGGCGGGCACCAGCACTAG
- a CDS encoding ABC transporter permease subunit: MTTAAATGVPGADVPPRPLWRRIRPARVALILALPLSLIGLWQILTWVFHPRDWMLPSPALIVSTGWASRDRLWFHTQWTVVVTVVGLTLAIALGAALAYAIARSRIAALAVYPWIIVSQVVPLVALAPLLLLWLPAFAAIVVLAVLMSLFPVVVAGVDGLRGTDPDLVRAARGLGASETWIWHHVRIPSALPALFTGMRLAAVFVVSGAVVGELVASDRGLGALTRLTAGQFETPLTFAAVALLGVIGIALFALVALAEFIALPWTRRATRPRTRSSHPTGVHM, translated from the coding sequence ATGACAACTGCCGCGGCGACTGGGGTTCCGGGTGCGGACGTGCCACCCCGTCCGCTCTGGCGTCGCATCCGCCCGGCCCGGGTGGCACTGATACTGGCGTTACCCCTCTCGCTGATCGGCCTCTGGCAGATCCTCACCTGGGTGTTCCACCCGCGTGACTGGATGCTTCCGTCACCCGCCCTCATTGTCAGTACCGGCTGGGCGTCACGGGATCGCCTCTGGTTCCACACCCAGTGGACGGTGGTCGTCACGGTCGTCGGGCTCACGCTGGCCATCGCCCTCGGCGCGGCCCTCGCGTACGCAATCGCCCGTAGCCGGATCGCCGCGCTCGCCGTTTACCCGTGGATCATCGTGAGCCAGGTCGTCCCCCTCGTCGCCCTCGCCCCCCTCCTCCTGCTCTGGTTACCGGCGTTTGCGGCCATCGTTGTGCTCGCCGTACTCATGAGCCTCTTCCCCGTGGTGGTGGCCGGCGTGGATGGACTGCGTGGCACCGACCCGGACCTCGTGCGCGCTGCCCGGGGGCTCGGGGCGTCGGAAACGTGGATCTGGCACCACGTTCGGATCCCGTCCGCGCTGCCCGCCCTCTTCACCGGCATGCGCCTCGCGGCGGTGTTTGTGGTATCGGGGGCGGTGGTGGGTGAGCTGGTGGCGTCCGATCGCGGCCTCGGGGCCCTCACCCGCCTCACCGCCGGACAGTTTGAGACACCCCTCACCTTCGCCGCCGTGGCACTACTGGGCGTCATCGGCATCGCGCTCTTCGCGCTGGTGGCGCTCGCGGAGTTCATCGCCCTTCCGTGGACACGGCGGGCAACCCGCCCCCGCACCCGTTCGTCACATCCAACCGGAGTACACATGTGA
- a CDS encoding lactoylglutathione lyase, translating into MPRRLIHTMLRILDEDRSLAFYGALGFVETSRTRVGGDTATVIFLALPDDGERLELTLNDGRTEPYPLGEAFGHIALSVDDMEAELEGLAARGILPERPPYASRPGGSTICFLRDPDGYRIELVAVGGD; encoded by the coding sequence ATGCCACGCCGCCTCATCCACACCATGCTCCGGATTCTCGACGAGGACCGTTCGCTCGCCTTCTACGGTGCCCTGGGCTTCGTGGAAACCAGCCGCACACGCGTGGGTGGCGACACGGCAACGGTCATCTTCCTCGCGCTGCCGGATGATGGGGAGCGTCTGGAGCTGACCCTCAACGACGGACGCACCGAGCCGTACCCGCTCGGCGAGGCGTTCGGCCACATCGCCCTGTCCGTTGACGACATGGAAGCCGAGCTTGAGGGGTTGGCCGCCCGGGGGATCCTTCCCGAGCGGCCCCCGTACGCCTCTCGGCCGGGGGGTTCCACTATCTGCTTCCTGCGTGACCCGGACGGCTACCGGATCGAACTCGTCGCGGTGGGCGGCGACTGA
- a CDS encoding metal ABC transporter permease, which yields MDLLTDPFIQNAFMQRALIAGILVAIATGVVGTLMVLRGMAFLGDALAHGVLPGVAGALLIGIPSFIGALAGAAVMIGGVTVVMRRTRLSSDVAIGLLFVGMLALGVVMVSRSSEFVGSLTDILFGEVLGVGWTAIMWQTIVAIVVIVLAWLLRRPFLLMAMDPDQARVAGYRIGLLEAVFLGMIAVTVVASFSVVGTLLVFGMLLAPAGTAALLTRRVGTMMVLSAAVGSVSAYVGLVLSWHLDLAAGATIVLVAVATFFFVLVVQGLVPSHRSHSEHA from the coding sequence ATGGACCTTCTCACCGATCCATTCATCCAGAACGCCTTCATGCAGAGGGCGCTGATCGCAGGCATCCTGGTTGCCATCGCCACTGGAGTGGTGGGGACGTTGATGGTGCTCCGGGGAATGGCCTTCCTCGGTGATGCCCTCGCGCACGGGGTGCTGCCGGGTGTCGCGGGGGCGCTGCTCATCGGCATCCCATCGTTTATCGGCGCCCTAGCGGGCGCTGCGGTGATGATCGGAGGGGTCACGGTCGTCATGCGCCGCACCCGATTGTCGAGCGATGTGGCCATCGGCCTCTTATTTGTGGGCATGCTCGCCCTCGGCGTGGTGATGGTCTCCCGATCGTCCGAGTTCGTCGGGAGTCTCACGGACATTCTGTTCGGCGAGGTCCTCGGGGTGGGATGGACCGCCATCATGTGGCAGACCATCGTCGCCATCGTCGTCATCGTTCTCGCCTGGTTGCTCCGCCGCCCGTTCCTCCTTATGGCGATGGACCCGGACCAGGCCCGGGTGGCCGGCTACCGGATCGGCCTCCTGGAGGCCGTGTTCCTCGGGATGATCGCGGTGACCGTGGTGGCGTCGTTCAGCGTGGTGGGGACGCTGCTGGTCTTCGGAATGCTCCTCGCCCCGGCGGGAACGGCGGCCCTTCTCACCCGGCGAGTGGGAACGATGATGGTCCTGTCCGCCGCCGTCGGCTCCGTCAGTGCCTACGTGGGGCTCGTCCTCTCGTGGCACCTCGATCTGGCAGCAGGCGCGACCATCGTGCTGGTGGCCGTCGCCACCTTCTTCTTCGTCCTCGTCGTCCAGGGGCTGGTGCCCTCGCACCGGTCGCATTCGGAACACGCATGA
- the recO gene encoding DNA repair protein RecO gives MTTECTGRTVAVRWGCDTGDVGLIETEAVVLRTVRYGDADVILTLLTPGLGQVSAIAKGARKPTSKQGGRLQPGVRLHVSLVEGRGDLTILRSSQVVDAGAGIWMDGYRLRAAGSVLEVALRVVPEAEAAEAAYNLLTRALALISTAASRDTPPCIDPYVLGMQAKLLAVSGLVPQLASCASCGASPPLVGFSPTAGGGVCAECLMTSGAEALDPAAADALVAALARPLADAPTCIPADAALGMERLVALMLREHLGVTLKSGTPL, from the coding sequence ATGACGACTGAGTGCACGGGGCGCACGGTAGCGGTCCGGTGGGGGTGCGACACTGGGGACGTGGGACTAATCGAGACCGAGGCGGTAGTGCTCCGTACCGTGCGCTACGGCGATGCCGACGTCATTCTCACGCTTCTCACGCCCGGCCTCGGTCAGGTGTCCGCCATCGCGAAGGGCGCACGCAAGCCGACCTCCAAACAGGGCGGGCGGCTGCAGCCAGGCGTGCGCCTGCACGTGAGTCTCGTCGAGGGCCGAGGGGACCTCACGATCCTCCGGTCATCACAGGTCGTGGACGCCGGGGCGGGAATCTGGATGGATGGATATCGGTTGCGGGCGGCGGGCTCGGTGCTCGAGGTGGCGCTGCGTGTCGTGCCCGAAGCCGAGGCCGCCGAGGCCGCGTACAACCTTCTGACGCGGGCCCTCGCCCTCATCAGCACGGCCGCGTCCCGTGACACGCCCCCGTGCATCGATCCCTACGTGCTGGGTATGCAGGCGAAGCTCCTTGCGGTATCCGGCCTGGTTCCGCAGTTGGCGTCGTGCGCATCGTGTGGGGCCTCCCCACCCCTTGTGGGGTTTTCACCCACAGCGGGTGGGGGTGTGTGCGCTGAGTGCCTCATGACCTCGGGCGCCGAGGCACTCGACCCGGCGGCGGCTGACGCCCTGGTCGCGGCGCTTGCGCGGCCCCTCGCAGACGCCCCGACGTGCATCCCCGCGGATGCCGCACTCGGCATGGAGCGCCTCGTCGCCCTGATGTTGCGGGAGCACCTCGGGGTCACACTGAAGTCGGGCACGCCGCTCTGA
- a CDS encoding glutaredoxin 3: MHSVVIYSTDPCPYCSRTKALLAQRGIAYHEVVISRTDHGARDRLVAETGGYTFPQVVIDGTTIGGWTELAALDRSGELATLLG; this comes from the coding sequence GTGCACTCAGTCGTCATCTACTCCACCGATCCCTGCCCGTACTGCTCGCGTACAAAAGCGCTGCTCGCACAACGGGGGATCGCGTACCACGAGGTGGTGATCTCGCGCACGGATCACGGTGCCCGTGACCGCCTCGTGGCCGAGACCGGCGGCTACACGTTCCCCCAGGTTGTCATCGACGGAACCACCATCGGCGGCTGGACCGAACTCGCCGCGCTCGACCGAAGCGGCGAACTCGCCACCCTGCTGGGGTAG